In a single window of the Flavobacteriales bacterium genome:
- a CDS encoding AhpC/TSA family protein, with amino-acid sequence MKKVMLFALGLAALGACTNQKAEDTAGYSINGTIAGADSVMIRQLALVDGEYEVIDSTYSDSEGHFTLKGDRVDGQLYYLRIGEGRSIVDLFIADDKVTLTGSMDSIDAMTVTGSEVYDTYASFTEGMQAFDEQNRSLYMRYMQAQQEGDTVLMATIDAEYEALMEEQDGFREKFIADHASSSVALYLIFSNLYGKGAEELSAELTVIDSSLSSSMYYTLLQDQIALLEKVAVGQPAVVFTQNDTAGQPISPDQFKGQYLLIDFWASWCVTCRQENPNVVAMYNEFHEKGFEILGVSFDQDRAKWLGAIEQDGLMWPQVSDLGGWDNAAGKQYGVRSIPHTVLLDPDGTIIAKNLRGEELREKLEEIFAEA; translated from the coding sequence ATGAAGAAAGTAATGTTATTCGCACTAGGATTGGCCGCCCTGGGTGCATGTACCAACCAAAAGGCCGAGGATACTGCCGGCTATTCGATCAACGGAACCATTGCAGGTGCCGACTCGGTCATGATTCGCCAATTGGCGTTGGTCGATGGTGAGTACGAAGTGATCGACTCCACCTACAGCGATTCGGAAGGACACTTTACCCTGAAGGGCGATCGCGTAGACGGTCAATTGTACTACTTGCGTATTGGTGAAGGCCGTTCCATCGTTGACCTGTTCATCGCTGACGATAAGGTAACCTTGACCGGATCCATGGATTCAATCGATGCCATGACCGTAACCGGTTCAGAGGTTTACGACACCTACGCTTCGTTCACTGAAGGTATGCAGGCTTTCGACGAGCAAAATCGTTCTTTGTATATGCGTTACATGCAAGCTCAGCAGGAAGGCGATACTGTTTTGATGGCGACGATCGATGCCGAATACGAGGCTTTGATGGAAGAGCAGGATGGTTTCCGCGAGAAATTCATCGCAGACCACGCGTCGAGCTCTGTCGCTCTTTACTTGATCTTCAGCAATCTGTATGGTAAAGGAGCCGAGGAGCTATCGGCGGAATTGACCGTGATCGACTCATCACTGAGTTCGAGCATGTACTACACCTTGTTGCAAGATCAAATCGCTTTGCTCGAAAAGGTAGCTGTTGGGCAACCAGCCGTCGTTTTTACACAGAACGACACGGCCGGGCAACCCATTTCACCGGATCAGTTCAAAGGTCAATACCTATTGATCGATTTCTGGGCTAGCTGGTGTGTTACTTGCCGTCAGGAAAACCCGAACGTTGTGGCTATGTACAACGAGTTCCACGAAAAAGGATTCGAGATCCTCGGAGTAAGCTTCGACCAGGATCGCGCGAAATGGCTTGGTGCCATTGAGCAAGATGGATTGATGTGGCCACAAGTGAGCGACTTGGGTGGTTGGGACAATGCCGCCGGAAAACAGTACGGTGTGCGCTCTATCCCTCACACTGTGTTGTTGGATCCTGATGGAACCATCATCGCTAAGAACTTGCGCGGAGAAGAATTGCGCGAGAAGCTCGAAGAGATCTTCGCAGAAGCTTAA
- a CDS encoding toxin-antitoxin system YwqK family antitoxin, translating into MKTKHWIIALSIFITSTAAAQQDSTVLDGPFLQYFPDSSVHISGQYEQGKKVGDWLSFHKNGLLESMQQWRYGVLNGISIQVSDRGNVRSQLNYVNGELHGEQRYYFDYGRLERLEHYDMGVLDGEFVKFYNHGKKQEEAFYVDGKKTGKATWYFDKGEPSIEYDYVNGLIEGKMTSYYKQGGIKTIGEFANNELNGAYRIFFEDGSIKQEGEYKNGKKDGLWKTYDESGEVIEEVKYKNGEVK; encoded by the coding sequence ATGAAAACTAAACATTGGATCATCGCATTGTCCATATTTATTACGAGTACGGCCGCTGCTCAACAGGATAGCACTGTTCTCGACGGTCCCTTTTTACAATATTTTCCGGACAGCAGTGTCCATATCTCCGGTCAATACGAACAAGGCAAGAAGGTGGGCGATTGGCTCAGCTTTCACAAAAACGGTCTGCTCGAATCGATGCAGCAGTGGCGCTATGGTGTTTTGAACGGGATATCGATTCAAGTGAGTGATCGCGGTAATGTCAGAAGCCAATTGAACTACGTAAATGGCGAATTGCATGGAGAGCAGCGCTATTACTTTGACTATGGGAGGCTCGAGCGACTAGAGCACTACGATATGGGCGTACTCGATGGCGAATTCGTCAAGTTCTATAACCATGGTAAAAAACAAGAAGAGGCCTTTTATGTGGACGGTAAAAAAACGGGTAAAGCTACTTGGTACTTCGACAAAGGCGAGCCCAGTATTGAATACGACTACGTCAACGGACTCATTGAGGGTAAAATGACCTCTTATTACAAGCAAGGGGGCATAAAAACCATCGGGGAGTTCGCCAACAATGAACTAAATGGCGCATATCGTATTTTCTTCGAAGACGGAAGCATCAAGCAGGAAGGGGAGTACAAGAATGGCAAAAAGGATGGCCTCTGGAAGACCTACGACGAATCGGGTGAGGTCATTGAAGAAGTGAAATACAAAAACGGCGAAGTCAAATGA
- a CDS encoding serine hydrolase — protein MNRWIGFSLALLFGALFSSSTIPQPDPRSEWVDSVVNTLSLERKVAQLIMIEAYSNRDGAYRHDLHALVTKYQPGGVMFLQGGPVRQAAITNELQELAQVPIFIAQDAEWGLAMRLDSVRPFPWPLTVGATRNDSLAYHMGAQIAQQCKCIGVHINFGPVADVNVNPDNPIIGNRSFGESPERVARLAVLYSRGQQDNGVMACAKHFPGHGDTDQDSHKTLPTVAHSSKELKEIDLKPFKALFDDGVGSIMAAHLNVPALDPSGTPTSLSSKVLTDLVRNEMGYKGLIFTDALNMKGVSDRYKTGELEVKALRSGADVLLMPGDIGKVIEAVVEAVNKGSLSTQLIDEKVRRVLEAKYDYHLHELSPVNVDQIYTDINNAEGALLTRQIARESITIVLNDGNLLPIKDLPKLRPAYVALGDGVYESFGERLNSYVEMPVFRLDKDATEQDRNIVLEQLKEFDPIIIGVHKNTDKFWSSPKVSSSDRSFFELVARDHTTVLDIFANPYALKTFGEALMADALIVSYQNTAESRDLSAQVIFGAEKARGRLPVSPSAAFPVNTGLQTDALGRLKYGIPEEEGIDVRKLGRVDRIMQNAIEKGGTPGGQILIAKNGKVVYDKSFGYQTYAKLRPVDESTVYDLASTTKISASVPAIMKLYELGRLDIDEELGTYLPEARGTNKEHMRFREILAHQAGLKSWIPFYTNTIIEGGIRRPELFRDQISDEYPWQVADDLYLRYDYPDTVYKQIYASELLTRKEYRYSDLGYYMLKKVIEGQMTMPIDEWVRDSLFAPLGAYTLGYKPLERMNAERIAPTADDQFFRGQLLRGHVHDPGAALTDGVNGHAGIFGNSTDVAKLMQMYLQMGRYGGCHYFDSTTVVLFTSCQYCEDDNRRGIGFDKPVIDGKGGPTCNCVSLLSFGHSGFTGTLAWADPAEQIIYVFLSNRVNPDDSNRKLIQMDVRTDIQEIIYESLYTYPIIDENYENYEN, from the coding sequence ATGAACAGATGGATCGGTTTCTCGTTGGCCCTCCTTTTTGGGGCCCTCTTTTCTTCTTCAACAATTCCGCAACCCGACCCGCGCTCTGAGTGGGTCGATTCGGTTGTGAATACCCTTTCCCTTGAACGGAAAGTGGCCCAATTAATTATGATCGAAGCGTACAGTAATAGGGATGGTGCCTATCGGCACGATTTGCATGCGCTCGTTACCAAGTACCAACCGGGTGGGGTGATGTTCCTTCAAGGGGGACCGGTACGCCAGGCGGCCATCACAAATGAATTACAAGAGCTTGCCCAAGTACCTATCTTCATCGCCCAAGATGCCGAGTGGGGTTTGGCCATGCGGCTCGATTCGGTCCGACCCTTTCCCTGGCCATTGACCGTTGGCGCCACCCGGAACGATTCACTCGCGTACCACATGGGCGCGCAAATAGCACAGCAATGTAAGTGCATCGGGGTTCACATAAATTTTGGCCCGGTAGCGGACGTGAATGTGAATCCGGACAATCCCATTATCGGCAATCGCTCCTTCGGGGAATCGCCCGAGCGAGTAGCTCGTTTGGCGGTGCTTTATTCTCGCGGACAACAAGATAATGGTGTAATGGCCTGTGCCAAGCACTTTCCCGGACATGGAGATACCGATCAAGATTCACACAAGACTTTGCCTACGGTCGCTCATTCGTCAAAAGAATTGAAGGAGATAGACCTGAAACCCTTTAAGGCACTATTCGATGACGGTGTAGGTTCTATCATGGCGGCGCATTTGAATGTTCCGGCTCTCGACCCTTCTGGTACTCCGACCTCACTAAGCAGTAAGGTGCTCACGGACCTCGTTCGAAACGAAATGGGGTATAAGGGCCTCATATTTACCGACGCCTTGAACATGAAAGGGGTTAGCGATCGCTACAAAACCGGAGAACTCGAAGTAAAGGCCTTGAGATCAGGAGCAGATGTACTCCTTATGCCGGGCGACATCGGCAAGGTGATAGAGGCCGTCGTAGAGGCGGTGAACAAAGGAAGCTTGAGTACGCAACTGATCGATGAAAAGGTACGACGTGTACTCGAAGCAAAATACGACTACCATTTGCACGAGTTGTCCCCGGTCAACGTGGACCAGATCTATACAGACATCAACAATGCTGAAGGAGCTTTATTGACCAGGCAGATCGCTCGCGAGTCGATCACCATAGTATTGAACGATGGTAACTTATTGCCCATCAAGGACCTTCCGAAGTTACGTCCCGCCTATGTGGCTCTAGGTGACGGGGTATACGAGTCGTTCGGCGAACGACTCAACAGCTATGTCGAAATGCCAGTTTTTCGCTTGGACAAAGACGCGACCGAGCAAGACCGAAACATAGTGTTGGAGCAGCTCAAGGAGTTCGACCCCATCATTATTGGTGTACATAAGAACACCGATAAGTTCTGGTCGAGCCCCAAAGTTTCATCATCGGACCGAAGCTTCTTTGAGCTTGTGGCACGGGACCACACTACGGTGCTCGATATCTTCGCCAATCCGTATGCCCTGAAAACATTTGGAGAAGCGCTCATGGCTGATGCGTTGATCGTGAGTTACCAGAATACGGCTGAGTCGCGTGATCTATCGGCCCAAGTGATCTTCGGGGCCGAAAAGGCGCGAGGCCGGCTACCGGTGAGCCCTTCTGCGGCATTCCCCGTGAATACCGGTCTCCAAACCGACGCTCTGGGTCGATTGAAGTACGGAATACCCGAAGAAGAGGGTATTGACGTGCGTAAATTGGGACGGGTCGACCGGATTATGCAGAATGCCATTGAAAAAGGAGGTACTCCCGGCGGGCAAATACTCATCGCCAAGAACGGCAAGGTCGTTTATGATAAATCTTTCGGCTACCAAACCTATGCGAAGTTGAGACCCGTTGATGAGTCTACCGTTTACGACTTGGCCTCGACCACTAAGATCTCCGCTTCGGTTCCGGCCATAATGAAGCTTTACGAGCTAGGGCGTTTGGATATTGATGAAGAGTTGGGCACCTACTTGCCCGAAGCTCGGGGCACCAACAAAGAGCACATGCGGTTCAGGGAGATCCTGGCTCACCAAGCCGGTTTAAAATCGTGGATTCCTTTTTATACAAACACCATCATCGAAGGAGGCATTCGGAGGCCCGAGTTGTTTCGAGATCAAATTTCGGATGAGTACCCTTGGCAGGTGGCAGATGATCTGTACCTGCGGTACGATTATCCCGATACCGTCTACAAACAAATCTACGCGTCTGAATTGCTCACCCGTAAGGAATACCGCTACTCCGACCTTGGTTATTATATGTTAAAGAAAGTGATCGAGGGTCAAATGACCATGCCCATAGACGAGTGGGTGCGGGACTCCCTCTTCGCGCCGCTAGGCGCATACACTCTTGGATACAAGCCTCTTGAACGGATGAACGCCGAACGTATTGCGCCAACGGCCGACGATCAATTTTTTCGCGGACAGTTGCTGCGCGGACATGTACACGATCCGGGTGCTGCCCTTACCGATGGAGTGAATGGCCATGCGGGGATCTTTGGCAATTCGACGGATGTAGCGAAGTTAATGCAAATGTACCTTCAAATGGGGCGTTACGGCGGGTGCCATTATTTCGACAGTACCACAGTGGTGCTCTTTACATCGTGCCAATACTGCGAAGACGACAACCGCAGGGGAATTGGGTTCGACAAGCCCGTGATTGACGGAAAGGGCGGCCCTACATGTAATTGCGTATCCCTGCTGAGCTTTGGCCATAGCGGATTTACGGGTACCCTGGCCTGGGCCGATCCGGCAGAACAAATCATCTATGTATTTTTGAGCAATCGGGTGAATCCGGACGACAGCAACCGAAAGCTCATTCAAATGGATGTACGCACCGACATTCAGGAAATCATTTACGAATCACTATATACCTATCCAATAATCGATGAAAACTATGAAAACTATGAAAACTAA
- the bshA gene encoding N-acetyl-alpha-D-glucosaminyl L-malate synthase BshA, whose amino-acid sequence MRIGMVLYPTFGGSGVVATELGKALAQKGNQVHFITYSMPVRLDILAENVHYHEVKVYEYPLFEYAPYELALASKLVDVVKKEQLDVLHVHYAIPHAYTAFMAKQILAADGVSVKVITTLHGTDVTLVGRNPSYKSAVTFSINQSDIATCVSENLKVETLDNFDVYKDIEVVPNFIDINHYVDEKPCVRSAIAPNDEAILTHVSNFRRLKRTDDVVRVLARILEQKPARLLFVGDGPARLDTQKLVKEMGLQDHVVFMGNSNDVIRVLCMSDLFFLLSEHESFGLAALEAMAAKTPVISSNAGGIPEVVEHGFNGFVSNIGDVDDMAKNALTLLNDPQLLERFKVQAFESAQKFDIHKILPLYESLYERVMLSPQPS is encoded by the coding sequence ATGAGGATCGGGATGGTCTTATACCCCACGTTTGGGGGTAGTGGTGTAGTGGCCACTGAATTGGGCAAGGCATTGGCACAGAAGGGTAATCAAGTGCACTTCATTACCTACAGCATGCCCGTGCGGCTCGATATTTTGGCTGAAAACGTTCATTACCACGAAGTCAAGGTATACGAGTATCCCCTTTTCGAGTATGCTCCTTATGAGCTGGCCTTGGCGAGTAAGCTCGTCGATGTGGTTAAGAAAGAGCAGCTCGACGTTTTGCATGTTCATTACGCTATTCCGCATGCCTACACGGCCTTTATGGCCAAGCAGATCTTGGCGGCCGACGGCGTTTCGGTAAAAGTGATCACGACCCTCCACGGAACCGACGTGACCCTCGTGGGGCGAAACCCGAGTTACAAATCGGCGGTCACCTTCAGTATCAATCAGAGTGATATCGCGACGTGCGTGTCGGAGAATCTTAAGGTAGAGACTCTCGACAACTTTGATGTTTACAAGGACATCGAGGTGGTGCCCAACTTTATCGACATCAATCATTACGTCGATGAAAAGCCATGCGTTCGCTCGGCCATAGCTCCGAACGACGAGGCGATCTTGACCCATGTTTCGAATTTCCGTCGATTGAAACGCACCGATGATGTGGTGCGGGTATTGGCTCGGATCTTGGAACAAAAACCGGCTCGACTCTTATTCGTTGGTGATGGGCCTGCCCGCCTCGATACTCAGAAACTGGTCAAGGAAATGGGATTGCAGGATCACGTGGTTTTTATGGGTAACAGTAATGACGTGATCCGCGTTTTGTGCATGTCCGATCTCTTCTTCTTGCTTTCTGAGCACGAGAGTTTCGGATTGGCGGCTTTGGAAGCCATGGCGGCCAAGACACCTGTCATCAGCTCCAATGCCGGGGGTATTCCAGAAGTGGTGGAGCATGGTTTCAACGGCTTCGTAAGCAACATCGGGGATGTTGACGATATGGCCAAGAACGCCCTAACGCTCTTGAACGACCCGCAGTTATTGGAACGATTCAAGGTTCAGGCCTTTGAAAGTGCTCAGAAGTTCGACATACATAAAATATTGCCGCTGTACGAGTCTCTGTACGAGCGCGTAATGCTCAGCCCCCAGCCTTCTTAA